The following is a genomic window from Amaranthus tricolor cultivar Red isolate AtriRed21 chromosome 10, ASM2621246v1, whole genome shotgun sequence.
ATGGAAGACTGAGATTATTGACTCCTTGATTGGTAGTATCTTCATTAAATAGATGATCATACTTGTTCCACTGTCATATGGTAAGATCATATTGAGGATTAGTTGATATCTCGATTTGTAAGATCATATGGATTTAAGTGTAGAACATTTGTGGATAATCACCGGAGGTTATATCTCGATTTATGCAACCATTTCCATTTGTTTTGGAATAGGGATTGAGGCTTTgtcatttttgttgttatttcagTACAAGAAATTATTCTTGAAAGTAACCTACAACATCAGTATGAAattattggttgcaaatttgctGAAATTTCGATCTAGCAAGTAGCTTATTGCTTTACCATTACCATCATTACATGATGGCAATTTTATGCATCCATGGCCTATTAAAACCCAGCCTATTATGATGGCAATAGGTTGTTTCTAGTTTCAGCTCTCAAACCCagcctattaaaatttaatgtctacatatattattcttaatgcgtACATGTTatatccttaatacctactcacaatatcttaaatacCTAGCTATTTACAtcataatgcctacttataatatgtcaaaaaatatatgttgggtgcccaattagagatgatcttaaagagaccgtctctcacaagaatttgtgttctttTTATGAGCTCTTTATTGAGTGGTGATTATTATGATAATGACGCTTGATATAGGAGgtctacaataaatttaaatttgctatctagtcataattattattcatcttaaaagtttaagtttattaattaaagttttattaacttcattttttagaatgaaatagaaaaatatatttaataactaCTTTAAATCTTTGTACcgatgaagaaatttattttttaaaaataataatgatgtatCGCTatattgtaagaaaaattaatgaaaaattttacataagaaaaattaaaaaaaaaatttgaatattgtTTGTTGACCATAATTGATGAACCTACTTACCAAAGGGAATATACagtaaatatcaataaaaaaaaaggaaattccaCATGATAATCCTaaagttttgggttttccacgtagtaaccaaaaactttaaaaaatccacgtggtaaccctaaagtttaccaaattgttccaccgtgacctttttgcacattaaACGTTAGCAAACATTAATTTTGAAGCTTTAAGGCTGTTATACGCCTATTTATGTAACTCTCCATTCAAATGTCATCACTTTCAACCTTTTTTCCCGAAATAGAAACCAAACTCTACCATCTTTTGAAATAGATGGTGAGTCatataaataggcgtacaataACCTTAAAGCTTTGAAATTATGTACGATATAAGTTATAACAAGCGTACATAGAATCCTCTAAGTCTGATGATCTACTTGCATGGAATGAGCATaattgacttgcatatataagGAGCATTATCCTGTTGAATGTATATTATTCTTGTTTGTTCAAATGGCCATTTTAGTTTAAATGCTgggattaatttttattcatgaAAATTGTATTCAtcaccatttgatatatatatatatatatatatatatatatatatatatatatatatatatatatatatatatatatatatatatatatatatatatatatatatatatatatatatatatatatatatatatatatatatatatatatatatatatatatatatatatatatatatatatatatatatatatatatatatatatatatatatatatatatatatatatatatatatatatatatatatatatatttatttatttaattatttatttatttatatatgcgCGCGTGTGCACACACACagagacatatatatatatatatatatatatatatatatatatatatatatatatatatatatatatatatatatatatatatatatatatatatatatatatatatatatatatatatatatatatatatatatatatgtatatatatatatatatatatatatatgtatatatatatgtatatatatatatatatatatatatgtatatatatatatatatgtatatatatatatatatatatatatgtatatatatatatatatatatatatatatatatatatatatatatatatatatatatgtatatatatatatatatatatatatatatatatatatatatatatatatatatatatatatgtatatatatatataaatatatatatatatatatatctatatatatatatatatatatatatatatatatatatatatatatatatgtatatatatatacatatatgtatatatatatatatatgtatatatatatatatatatatatatatatatatatatatatatatatatatctatatatatatatatatatatatatatatgtatatatatatatatatatatgtatatatatatatatatatatctatatatatatatatatatatatatatatatatatatatatatgtatatatatgtgtaatatatatatatatatatatatatatatatatatatatatatatatatatatatatatatatatatatatatatatatatatatatatacatttcacCTTAACAATTGCATTATATGGAGCATGAAAGATTATGTTTTGCCCTCAAACATTTCGGACAACTAAGAGTAAGCCAATTTTGAACACATTGGGTTTTGTGGATTTTCGGACACCTTCTACTTATTTTAACACCATAGTTTGTTCTTAAAAAATATGGGACTTGGAGTTGTGAGTAATTAGACTCTTAAATCATTGGATTTGGGTCGGAATTAGAGGTTATCTGCATTTAAGTAAGACATGTCGAAAACGACTTATGATGTTGAGAGATTTGAACtttatgttgaatgttgatttagaATTGGAGTTAGtaataaatatagaaaatagagttgttattttctaagtaaaaatcatcaacttttgtaaGTTTCtactattactccctccgttccttaaaaacattctcatttgtcattttacagtGTTTCATTTgaattatatcataaattttggacaataacaactttattcatcctcattttgatattttagtAATGCTTACGGTCCCCATAtatctttcactaactttaatttaacattttatatattccttatggttttcacatgtttctcactaactttataaaaataattttttattagttatgttccacatattttttccattaactttcttttaatattttttataatatttatggttTCTATTTTTCCTCTGTAAAAACTATTATTCCATAAAATACTATATCAACTATCTacaagattctatttttcttaattcctcgTGAACATTACTAGTGAGAACTTCATTAagaaacggagagagtattattttGAGAGCTTGGATTATTATTCTTGAAACCTTGAAGATTATTCTTGGAGCTTatgttcttttattttggaGTTCTCCTTTCATATTAATTCTCTTTCAACATCGGTGACTAATAGTTAACACTTATTAACCTTcttactttgtatttatattatatttatttaaatatgtgaAAGATATGACAATAAAGTGTTTACTCTAAGTTAAATATACACATGTTATGCATTGAAAatctatgatatttttatatatattaatgttagaaATGTTATTCATATGCCTATATTCAAAGTTTTCAAGGATTGTGATTATTTCCCTAAAtgatattaaattaaagtcacaaatgaaaaatatataaatctgaaaaattttcatttatatggtATTATCGATggatatatgttttattatgtgtatttttgcGTTAATGTGCATAcatgtaaattttataaatttctatTACGTAAGAATGGTGTTGTGATGTTTTTGTGTAGTTTATTGTTGTGAATGAATTTTGTATGAGCTTAGAAACTttaggattgtgtttatatgaACTTCACAGTAGAGAAAACTTAGAAAATCATTTAGGTTCATTTACTTAACGgtatttcattaaaatggttaattatgaaattttaagtaataaaatatgcTCTATTACATTAAAGGGGTTAAATATTCTTAACAGATAAAacagttaataaaatcatattgtTATGTTTCCTAGAAGTTTGCGCCAGAATATAAACTTTTGGTATTTTtctatgaattttttaaaaacatttttctATGAATGTTTACTAAGTGTTTCGATATTACCGATAGAGCGTagaatgttaaaatataaaataattattaaatgatGTTATTTGAGCTATATATCTTTTATAAGACCCTTATATGAAAAGTAGGTTTGGAGTTTGATCATTAGATAAGCCTATATGATTATCTATGGACCCttgtgaattaaaaaaaacaattaaccaaaaataatataatattaaataaatactaaatggactATTTTAGACTTAAAATTTTTACGAGACACTCCTATAGTATTATCTTTTACTGGTAACTTCACTTATGAAAAACCATTGTCATTGTACTTGTTATCACCATTTGATTCATGCAATATGTCGCCTCACATCATCTAATGTTGCATCTTTTTCTTAATGGAAGTGGTAATATCtgatcaattttaatttcaataccaTTTCTGTCTTTTTAGTAATTATGCATAAGACCCACCCTAATGATGGTTGTTTAActaccaaaaacaaaaattatgatatGGTTAATGTTGGGAAGAGTTATCCCACATccataaattgaaaattgtgtgcacactttataagctattagagaccttcttattgccatatgattttgggatggtatatatctcttttgcttatgaagtgtgtgcacttgtgtccccccgttaatatgctggcatttacaataagtccaacctaatttaacagttaaaaataaatgagaaaattCTCTATAGTAGCAATGAAGTTTCGCAAAATATGAGTTTTAGCactttttttaggaaaaattatttataataatctaacttttttatgaattttcgataaaaatcccacctattgattactATGAATAATCCTAAACTTGGGAGTTATTTTCATATAGTAAACCTAGTAATCGGATTACTTGTTATgggaagtttattttttataaaaaaaagataaactaaaataaatttatgaaaagcattttttttaaatgtagaaaaaaaatgtgattttttatCATGCAAAATTTTTTGTATgtgaatatttaaatttttctctaattttacaataattttcagtttacttttttttggtgaattacctactatagcaggtcattggTTAAccccaagtttactctaagcaaaaacccctaaagttgggattattcatggttaatcaatatttgggattattattgtaggaaaatcatacaaagattggattattccagataaatattcattttttatgatttttctacatgTTAGCAACATGGTTTCAAATTTATTTAGGGAAATTCTACTTGgtagcactagtggaaaaaaatcatttgctgcggtttttttgccattatttgctgcggttttggcccccagcaatagtgctagaagcaaatgtcctactttaaatgctgcggttcaaaaccgcagcaaataagggcattatttacTGCGGTCAAggacaaaaaccgcagcaaataaggagtgttatttgctgcggtcaagggtaaaccgcagcaaataagtggggcattatttgctgcggttagtggcaaaaccgcagcaaatacctctcttttttttgtttttctttttctgttttatccttataataatgtaataataataaaatgtaataacagtgattaatccaatgataatcacattaatcaacattataataatgcaatagtaataataaactctcgctcgtatatataatataatattatgtacgtacatatatatatatatatatatatatatatatatatatatatataatatatatatatatatatatatatatatatatatatatatatatatatatatatatatatatatatatatatatatatatatacacattaaagaataaaaaataatctatactaattacaatttatcaaggacaaatattagcaagatgcacggtaatcttgtcttttaattcgcgcatctcttcacttctcaaagggcgtgtttccctcggaatgtcgtttaaaacctatatataatattaaaataaaagattaatattagaaaacattagattttaacaataatatatttaattaagaacgtaacaaatacttacggcatctatattttcgaatccaaagtccttcacggaatttataatatcgtccataaacttcagcgcttagtagccgcagtcaacggaagaagaaggttgttgaaagcactaagagaaaatagatgttagtgtcaaaaacggttaaaaacgcataaaatcacaacttaacacgtaaattctagaatatgactatgattgtaaattctaacaacttctacacaataatgtataccaaatagtgttgtgtgccaagtttcgtgcaaaacaaacaaagtttgagctactttacgcgcgaaattgacaaaaacgcttaaaaacccttaaaatctcaacttaacacctaatttctagcatatgactattattttcaattctaacaatttcccacaataatatatgccaaatagtgttgtgtgccaagtttcgtgcataacaaaccatgtttgacctactttacgtgcgaaattgacaaaaaacgcttaaaaacccttaaaatcgcagcttaacttctaatttctagaatatgactattattttaaattctaaccatttcaacacaataatatatgccaaatagtgttgtgtgccaagtttcgtgcataacaaaccatgtttgacctactttacaagcgaaattgacaaaaacgcttaaaaacccttaaaatcgcaactaaacttttaattctagcatatgactattattttaaattttaaccatttcaacacaataatatatgccaaatagtgttgtgtgcaaggtttcgtgcataacaatccatgtttgacctactttacgcgtgaaattgacacagcagcaaaccaGTGACTAGACCACCTTACACTAAAGGtcgagaccaaacctatgcatccaggacctaggataaagtgcaaatggaatcttggtacttggatctagctatcaaggtactaaaaccattctaacaatccccttagactcctagaagctgagctgaaggagtgctgctcgacagtttgctagatcagaattttgtttaagtgtttgtggttgtttcgtgttcttttaatgatcatttatagtttttcactgtttcattaatcaaagcatacacagaacattaatccttgcataacctaggccttaatcagccccggtttcgcatcaaaaccaagtttgagtactttatgcgcgaaattgaaaaaaacatttaaaaacccataaaatctccacttaacttctaatttctagcatatggctattattttcaattctaaccatttcaacacaataatatatgccaaataatgttgtgtgccaagttttgtgcataacaaaccatgtttgatctactttacgcgcgaaattgacaaaaacgcttaaaaacccttaaaatcgcaacttaacttctaatttctagaatatgactattattttaaattctaaccatttccacacaataatatatgccaaatagtgttgtgtgccaagtttcgtgcataaaaaaccatgtttgacctactttacgcgcgaaattgacaaaaacgcttaaaaacccttaaaatcgcaacgaaacttctaatttctagcatatgattattattttcaattttaaccatttcaatacaataatatatgccaaatagttttgtgtgccaagtttcgtgcataacaaaccatgtttgaccaactttacgcgcgaaattgacacagcagcaaactagtgaccagaccaccttgcacgacacgtggagaccaaacctatgcatccaggacctaggctaaagtggaaatggaattttggtacttggatctagctatcaaggtcctaaaaccattctaaaaatcCCTGTGGACTCATAGAAGCTGagttgaaggagggctgctcgacagtttgctatatcagaattttgtttaagtgtttgtggttgtttcgtgttcttttcatgatcatttgtagtttttcactgtgtcattaatcaaagcttacgcacaacattaatccttgcataaccaaggccttaatcagccccggtttcgcatcaaaaccaagtttgattactttacgcgcgaaattgaaaaaaacgtttaaaaacccataaaatcgcagcttaacgtctaatttctagcatatgactattatattcaattctaaccatttcaacacaataatatatgccaaatagtgttgtgtgccaagtttcgtgcatgacaaaccatgtttgacctactttacgcgcgaaattgacaaaaacgcttaaaaacctttaaaattgcaacttaacacctaacttctagcatatgactattattttcaattttaaccatttcaacacaataatatatgcaaataattaattaacaaaccacaaaccacaatataaataacattcctaaaaatatatactttgaataattaacattgtataaccttagaaatataacattcaaaatataaataataaaattaaatcatttaaggTTGTTGTTTTAATTGCATGTTTTTCCTAAAACCTTTTAGTTATGAAGAGAAACACGATacaatgaaaatagaaaattagtgataactattatatatatataggggagggatccattgagaagtggttgaaaatgagaagggtaagaaggactctacacccttgatttcactaaaataaaaaaatctatggtcacgattgagccaaaaactcataattgtaaaagttaccatgttacacagaaaggtaactatgaaataatttttaaaatgttcttaatttataacatagtatccttttttgtatatatagtaaccataaaaaatcaaacgaaaatccttctcacccttctcattttaaaatccttctcatttgatcctacatctatatatatatatatatatatatatatatatatatatatatatatatatatatatatatatatatatatatatatatatatatatatatatatatatatatatatatatatatatatatatatatatatatatatatatatatatatatatatatatatatatatatatatatatatatatatatatatatatatatatatatatatatatatatatatatatatatatatatatatatatatatatatatatatatatatatatatatatatacacacttcTGCTCTTTgttaaaacccacaaaatcaagCACCAATGAAATCGACAAAATCAACGACCATGGATTTTCTTCCAATGGCATTAATAACCTCCGTTCTTACCTTCCTGCCTCCAAAATCAGTCTGCCGCTTCAAATGCGTTTCAAAAACATGGAATTCTCTCATTTGTAGTACTGATTTTATTAGGCTTCACCTCACTCAATCTCTATCCTCCAAGAGTCGTTTTCTTGTGATCAATTCTTTGATCCACGGTCTCCGATCCTTGcatttcaaatcaaacaatcaaTTCGAAGCAGAATTTTTAAATCTGAATGAAATTCCACCTTTTTCTTCCATTAACAACATAGTTAGAATTTTTGGATCTTCCAATGGATTAATCGCCTTATCTTGTGAGTATCCTGATGATTCTTTATTTGTTGACATTGTTCTGTTCAACCCCTCTATTAATTCATATTTTTCTTTGCCCCATTATGATCCACCTAAAAGTCCAATTACTATGAGTTCTGGGTTTAGTTTTGGGTACGATAATTTGAATGATGATTACAAAATTGTGAAAATGACCGATTATCTTTCGCATAATAGTGTATGGTTAAGGGAAGTTAATGTTTATAATTTGAGAGATAATTGTTGGAAGACAGTGCATGTTGAATCTATGAATCATATGCGTTTGCAATTATTTTACGGATATGCTCTCTTCGACAATATAATTTACTACATATTCAATGCGCATCTGGAAAATAATCCCCTGTTACGAGGGTTTGATCTTGCATCCTATAAATGGAGCGACATTGCCTTACCAGATTTTGAGGGTCATGAAATGAAATGTACTGATATTGCTGGTTTAGGGGTATTGGATGATTGTTTATGCGTAGTGAGTTCAGTTTTGCCAGAAAAAGAGGGTGCTTATGTATGGGTGATGAAAGAATATGGTGTGTGGAGTAAATTGTTTGATGTGAATGACGCCATTAATGTTGGAGCTTTGATTGGAGCTCCGATTTCGTGTTCAAATGGAGGAGATGAACTGATTTTGAAGAGACGAGATGAAGATGGTCTTCATTGTTATAATATTAGGAGCAAAGTGATTAAACCTGTTACTGTGATTTGTAACAGGTGTTATATTCGTGATGTTTTTCTTTGTGTGGAAAGTCTTATTTCTGCTGACAACATGATTGAAGTTGGAAATGAAGATGCAGATAATTGTGATTTGTAATGCAGATTAATCATATAAATCTTGTAAATGACTGAATTAGAATCTTGATAAAAGACTTTCTATGTTAACGGTTCTTAATTGGAAATGAAGATGCAGATAGAATTCAAGTTAGTAAATCTTTTTAGAATTGACTCTATTAATATAAAGTACTTGATTCACGTCAAATATTTATGTACACACAAAAGTCGAAATTAAtctaattagagatattttagGAATTATTAAAATCCTCACCAACATATAAATATAGAACTCTTTGTTGTTAAAGAGATGAATGAATTGACTATGATT
Proteins encoded in this region:
- the LOC130824884 gene encoding uncharacterized protein LOC130824884 encodes the protein MKSTKSTTMDFLPMALITSVLTFLPPKSVCRFKCVSKTWNSLICSTDFIRLHLTQSLSSKSRFLVINSLIHGLRSLHFKSNNQFEAEFLNLNEIPPFSSINNIVRIFGSSNGLIALSCEYPDDSLFVDIVLFNPSINSYFSLPHYDPPKSPITMSSGFSFGYDNLNDDYKIVKMTDYLSHNSVWLREVNVYNLRDNCWKTVHVESMNHMRLQLFYGYALFDNIIYYIFNAHLENNPLLRGFDLASYKWSDIALPDFEGHEMKCTDIAGLGVLDDCLCVVSSVLPEKEGAYVWVMKEYGVWSKLFDVNDAINVGALIGAPISCSNGGDELILKRRDEDGLHCYNIRSKVIKPVTVICNRCYIRDVFLCVESLISADNMIEVGNEDADNSPHQREPQGNVISCVLRVCNQLAYVLFDTAYSAKVDCRRRTVSLKSVDESCLIFNGRELKPSQRLFSLCNSSKEGYSEELGYLCYILGEGEGEKFFSYVMPRFRCTARKSVRNFRDAPYHLSMKTREPISSYVHRLRVSMENCHLNKYHGNSDYNTPPKQADVLIRTLSDVGPYAELKKEYNDIIKNGRPNWERYAENEKWFLTLEYLEKRMIDAKAKWIYNVSGSSYDYEDESDRENDNTNTIPILIQSEDERNYEPKEDYVEDPEKDPEEDFEEEPVRK